The following proteins are co-located in the Pseudomonas antarctica genome:
- a CDS encoding TolC family protein, with protein MNSLYMRALVVGVLVWPALASALTLDDALRLAQNNAPSLTAESAKLQAASQVAIAAGELPDPKLVVGLQNFPIGGPNRGTLYGDDMTDQMIGIQQQVPSRDKRKARVELADATIERTAAEGRIERLSVRQATAQAWIRAYAVERKEALFKDFYRQNRLLQDSVRAQLAAGRGQASDAVIPKQEAAELAEREDELTQQRAQARAALKRWIGAAANEAPSGQLPKWTIDSLGYSHNLHQHPELQAFVPRTREAQARLQEARAQKTSDWSWEVDYQHRGREYGDMVSLQLSFDLPIFPGRRQNPGIAAKQAEVDQLDAEREAATREHTQMLDDDLAVYQRLDRAVLRSQDSLVPLAEEKVALSLAGYRAGKGDLLNVVSARRELVQARFKQMDAIEQRALIGAQLYFAYGEPSNE; from the coding sequence ATGAATTCCCTCTACATGCGCGCCCTGGTGGTGGGCGTGCTGGTGTGGCCGGCGCTGGCCTCTGCGCTGACCCTGGATGACGCCCTGCGCCTGGCGCAAAACAACGCGCCCTCACTGACCGCAGAGTCGGCCAAGCTGCAAGCCGCCTCACAGGTGGCAATTGCGGCCGGTGAATTGCCCGACCCGAAACTGGTGGTAGGCCTGCAAAACTTCCCCATCGGCGGGCCCAATCGCGGCACATTGTATGGCGATGACATGACCGACCAGATGATCGGAATCCAGCAACAGGTGCCCAGCCGCGACAAGCGCAAGGCCCGCGTGGAGCTGGCGGATGCAACGATAGAACGCACGGCGGCTGAAGGCCGGATCGAGCGGCTGAGCGTGCGCCAGGCCACGGCCCAGGCGTGGATTCGCGCCTACGCCGTGGAGCGCAAAGAGGCCTTGTTCAAAGACTTTTATCGGCAGAATCGCCTGTTGCAAGACAGCGTGCGTGCGCAGTTGGCCGCGGGACGTGGCCAGGCTTCTGATGCCGTTATTCCCAAGCAGGAAGCCGCCGAGTTGGCGGAGCGCGAGGACGAGTTGACCCAACAACGCGCCCAGGCGCGCGCCGCCCTCAAGCGCTGGATCGGCGCGGCCGCCAATGAGGCGCCCAGCGGCCAGTTACCCAAATGGACCATCGACAGTCTCGGCTACAGCCACAACCTGCATCAACACCCTGAGCTGCAAGCCTTTGTACCGCGCACTCGCGAGGCGCAGGCGCGCTTGCAGGAAGCCAGGGCGCAAAAGACCTCGGACTGGAGTTGGGAGGTCGACTACCAGCACCGGGGCCGGGAATACGGCGATATGGTCAGCCTGCAATTGAGTTTTGACCTGCCGATTTTCCCTGGCCGCCGACAAAACCCGGGTATCGCTGCCAAGCAGGCCGAGGTGGATCAACTGGATGCCGAGCGCGAAGCCGCTACCCGTGAACATACCCAGATGCTCGATGACGACCTCGCGGTGTATCAGCGCCTGGACCGCGCCGTGCTGCGCAGCCAGGACAGCCTGGTGCCGCTGGCCGAAGAGAAGGTGGCGTTGAGCCTGGCCGGTTATCGCGCGGGCAAGGGCGACTTGTTGAATGTGGTCAGTGCCCGTCGCGAGCTGGTCCAGGCCCGCTTCAAACAGATGGATGCCATCGAGCAGCGCGCCTTGATCGGTGCCCAGTTGTATTTCGCCTATGGGGAGCCCAGCAATGAATAA
- a CDS encoding efflux RND transporter permease subunit has product MIALLIRGAVANRFLVLLATLFITAWGVWAVQNTPVDALPDLSDVQVIIRTPFPGQAPQIVENQVTYPMTTTMLSVPGAKTVRGFSFFGDSYVYVLFDEGTDLYWARSRVLEYLSQLQARLPASAKPSLGPDATGVGWIYQYALVDRTGQHDLAQLRALQDWFLKFELKTLPNVAEVATIGGQVKQYQVQLDPPAMASHGITQAQVAQAIGKANQETGGSVLNMGESEYMVRASGYLKSLADFRAIPLRLDSNNVPVTLGDVATVQLGPDLRRGIGELDGEGEAVGGVVILRSGKNAREAIAAVKTRLEQLKSSLPPGVDIVTTYDRSKLIDRAVDNLSHKLLEEFLVVALVCGIFLWHLRSSLVAIISLPVGVLIAFIVMRFQGLNANIMSLGGIAIAIGAMVDAAVVMIENAHKKIEAWHHAHPGKTLEGDEHWKVVTDAAVEVGPALFFCLLIITLSFIPVFTLQAQEGRLFGPLAYTKTYAMAAAAGLSVTLIPVLMGYWIRGRIPDEQRNPLNRGLIKLYQPALDAVLRWPRVTLLVALLMVASVLWPVAELGGEFLPPLDEGDLLYMPSALPGLSTQTAGELLQRTDRLIKSVPEVAHVFGKAGRAETATDPAPLEMFETTIEFKPRDQWRPGMTPQSLVKELDRVVQVPGLTNIWIPPIRNRIDMLATGVKSPIGVKVAGTSLMQIDAVTQAVEKVAKGVPGVSSALAERLTGGRYIDVDIDRAAAAQYGLNIADVQSIVSGAIGGETIGETVEGLARFPISLRYPKAWRDSVESLRNLPIYTPQRSQITLGTVARLKVSEGPPMLKSENARPSGWVYIDVRDRDLASVVKDLREAINQQVHLQPGMSLSYSGQFEFLERANQRLKLVVPATLLIIFVLLYLTFRRVDEALLILGTLPFALTGGVWLLYWLGFNLSVATGVGFIALAGVSAEFGVIMLLYLKNAWAERKDGDLLAAITEGAVLRVRPKAMTVAVIIAGLLPILLGGGTGSEVMSRIAAPMIGGMLTAPLLSLFVIPAAYHLMRRAKAKR; this is encoded by the coding sequence ATGATCGCCCTGCTGATTCGTGGGGCGGTGGCTAACCGTTTTCTGGTGTTGCTTGCCACGCTATTCATCACGGCATGGGGCGTTTGGGCGGTGCAAAACACCCCGGTCGATGCCTTGCCGGATCTCTCGGATGTGCAGGTGATTATCCGCACGCCGTTCCCGGGCCAGGCGCCGCAGATCGTGGAAAACCAGGTCACCTACCCGATGACCACCACCATGTTGTCGGTACCGGGTGCCAAGACTGTACGCGGGTTTTCGTTCTTCGGTGACAGCTACGTTTACGTGCTGTTCGACGAAGGTACCGACCTGTATTGGGCCCGTTCGCGGGTGTTGGAATACCTCAGCCAATTGCAGGCACGCTTGCCGGCCTCGGCCAAACCCTCGCTGGGGCCGGACGCCACCGGGGTCGGCTGGATCTACCAATACGCATTGGTGGACCGCACGGGCCAACACGACCTGGCGCAGTTGCGTGCCTTGCAGGACTGGTTTCTTAAATTCGAACTCAAGACCCTGCCGAATGTGGCGGAAGTCGCGACCATCGGCGGCCAGGTCAAGCAGTACCAAGTGCAGCTCGACCCACCGGCCATGGCCAGTCACGGCATCACCCAGGCTCAAGTTGCGCAGGCTATCGGCAAGGCCAATCAGGAAACCGGCGGCTCGGTGCTGAATATGGGCGAGTCCGAGTACATGGTGCGAGCGTCCGGTTACCTGAAAAGCCTGGCTGATTTTCGCGCCATTCCATTGCGCCTCGACAGCAACAATGTGCCGGTGACGCTCGGCGATGTGGCAACGGTCCAACTAGGCCCGGACCTGCGCCGTGGCATCGGCGAGCTCGACGGCGAAGGCGAAGCGGTCGGCGGCGTGGTGATTCTGCGCAGCGGTAAAAATGCGCGTGAAGCCATCGCTGCGGTCAAAACCAGGCTGGAGCAATTGAAGAGCAGCCTGCCGCCCGGTGTGGACATCGTCACGACCTACGACCGCAGCAAATTGATCGACCGTGCCGTCGACAACCTGAGCCACAAGCTGCTGGAAGAGTTCCTGGTGGTGGCGCTGGTGTGCGGGATTTTCCTCTGGCATCTGCGCTCATCGCTGGTGGCGATCATCTCGTTGCCGGTGGGCGTGTTGATCGCGTTTATCGTCATGCGTTTCCAGGGGCTCAACGCCAATATCATGTCCCTGGGCGGCATCGCGATTGCCATTGGTGCGATGGTGGACGCGGCGGTGGTGATGATTGAAAACGCCCACAAGAAGATCGAAGCCTGGCACCACGCCCATCCCGGCAAAACCCTTGAGGGTGATGAGCACTGGAAGGTGGTGACCGATGCGGCGGTGGAGGTCGGGCCGGCGCTGTTTTTCTGTTTGCTGATCATCACCCTGTCGTTTATCCCGGTGTTCACCTTGCAGGCCCAGGAAGGCCGCTTGTTCGGCCCGCTGGCTTACACCAAGACCTACGCCATGGCGGCAGCGGCCGGGTTGTCGGTGACGTTGATCCCGGTGCTGATGGGCTATTGGATTCGCGGGCGCATTCCCGACGAGCAGCGTAACCCGCTCAATCGCGGCCTGATCAAACTCTATCAACCGGCCCTGGATGCCGTGCTGCGTTGGCCGCGCGTGACCTTGCTGGTGGCGCTGCTGATGGTCGCCAGCGTGCTGTGGCCGGTGGCGGAACTCGGTGGCGAGTTCCTGCCGCCGCTGGACGAGGGCGACTTGCTCTACATGCCGTCGGCATTGCCGGGGCTGTCGACGCAGACCGCAGGTGAACTGCTGCAACGCACGGACCGCCTGATCAAGAGTGTGCCGGAAGTGGCCCATGTGTTTGGCAAGGCCGGCCGCGCCGAAACCGCCACCGACCCGGCGCCGCTGGAGATGTTCGAGACCACGATCGAGTTCAAGCCCCGGGACCAATGGCGCCCCGGCATGACCCCGCAATCATTGGTGAAGGAGCTGGACCGTGTGGTGCAGGTGCCGGGCCTGACCAATATCTGGATTCCCCCCATCCGCAACCGTATCGACATGCTCGCCACCGGCGTCAAAAGCCCGATCGGCGTGAAGGTGGCGGGCACCAGCCTGATGCAGATCGACGCGGTGACCCAGGCCGTGGAGAAGGTCGCCAAGGGTGTGCCCGGCGTGAGTTCGGCATTGGCCGAGCGCCTGACCGGCGGGCGCTATATCGATGTGGATATCGACCGCGCGGCAGCCGCGCAATACGGTCTGAACATCGCTGATGTGCAGTCGATTGTGTCGGGGGCCATTGGCGGGGAAACCATTGGCGAAACTGTAGAAGGTCTGGCGCGCTTCCCCATCAGCCTGCGTTACCCCAAGGCCTGGCGCGACTCGGTGGAGTCGCTACGCAATCTGCCGATCTATACGCCACAGCGCAGCCAGATCACCCTCGGTACGGTGGCCAGGCTCAAGGTCAGTGAAGGCCCGCCGATGCTCAAAAGTGAAAATGCACGGCCTTCCGGCTGGGTGTATATCGACGTGCGTGATCGCGACTTGGCGTCCGTGGTCAAGGACCTCCGTGAGGCCATCAACCAGCAGGTGCACCTGCAACCGGGCATGAGCCTCAGCTATTCGGGGCAGTTCGAGTTTCTGGAGCGGGCCAATCAGCGTTTGAAGCTGGTCGTGCCGGCGACCTTGCTGATCATCTTTGTGTTGCTGTACCTGACCTTCCGCCGTGTGGACGAGGCGTTGCTGATCCTCGGTACATTGCCGTTCGCACTGACCGGTGGCGTCTGGTTGCTCTACTGGCTGGGCTTCAACCTGTCGGTGGCCACGGGCGTGGGCTTTATCGCGTTGGCGGGCGTGTCGGCCGAGTTTGGCGTGATTATGCTGCTCTACCTGAAAAACGCCTGGGCCGAGCGCAAGGACGGTGACCTGCTGGCGGCCATCACCGAAGGCGCAGTGCTGCGGGTGAGGCCCAAGGCGATGACCGTTGCGGTGATCATCGCCGGGTTGTTGCCGATCCTGCTGGGCGGCGGCACGGGCAGTGAGGTCATGAGCCGCATCGCCGCGCCGATGATCGGCGGCATGCTAACGGCGCCGTTGTTGTCGCTGTTCGTGATCCCGGCCGCGTATCACCTGATGCGCCGTGCCAAGGCCAAACGCTGA
- a CDS encoding efflux RND transporter periplasmic adaptor subunit, protein MNNRIVALLVLLGLGAGYGLAQLHPQTSVAPASKDDKQALYWYDPMYPQQKFDKPGKSPFMDMQLVPRYAEAEGAAATMPAVQIDPRQTQNIGVRLASVTRGVMTSTLDLSGILAFNEREVAVVQARAAGFVERVYARAPGDVLKAGAPLADLLIPEWAAAQEEFLALRHSGDSGLIAAARQRLRLSGMPTGLIQQMERSGRVQSVLTVTSPLSGALQTLEVREGMTLAAGQTLARINGLDQVWLQIAVPEAQGATLAVGQTVQSRFVGLPGKRVSGTVSAILPATAMDSRTVQVRVELPNPDGTLRPGMTAQVRLAQTSGQAVLQVPSEALIRTGKRVLVMLAEEGGHYRPVEVEAGAENRDQTVIRSGLQEGQQVVASGQFLLDSEASLRGITAPPSGMPEMGMQPGAQP, encoded by the coding sequence ATGAATAATCGAATCGTCGCATTACTGGTGCTGCTGGGGCTGGGGGCGGGCTACGGGTTGGCGCAGTTGCATCCGCAAACCTCGGTTGCGCCTGCATCGAAAGACGATAAGCAGGCGTTGTACTGGTACGACCCGATGTACCCGCAGCAGAAGTTCGACAAACCCGGCAAGTCGCCCTTCATGGATATGCAATTGGTTCCGCGCTACGCCGAAGCTGAAGGTGCTGCTGCAACTATGCCAGCGGTACAGATCGACCCACGGCAAACCCAGAATATCGGCGTGCGCCTGGCGAGCGTGACCCGTGGCGTGATGACCTCTACGCTGGACCTGTCGGGCATCCTTGCCTTCAACGAGCGTGAGGTGGCGGTGGTCCAGGCGCGGGCCGCCGGGTTTGTCGAGCGGGTGTATGCGCGCGCGCCGGGGGATGTGCTAAAAGCCGGCGCGCCCTTGGCGGACCTCCTGATCCCCGAGTGGGCGGCGGCCCAGGAAGAATTCCTCGCACTGCGTCACAGCGGTGACAGCGGGTTGATCGCGGCGGCCCGGCAACGCTTGCGACTGAGCGGCATGCCTACCGGTTTGATCCAGCAAATGGAGCGCAGTGGCCGGGTGCAGTCGGTGTTGACGGTCACCAGCCCGTTGAGCGGCGCATTGCAAACCCTGGAGGTGCGCGAAGGCATGACGCTGGCGGCGGGGCAGACCCTGGCGCGGATCAACGGGTTGGATCAGGTGTGGTTGCAGATCGCCGTACCGGAGGCCCAAGGGGCGACATTGGCGGTGGGGCAAACCGTGCAGAGCCGGTTTGTCGGTTTACCCGGCAAGCGCGTCTCCGGCACCGTCAGCGCGATCTTGCCGGCCACCGCCATGGACAGTCGCACCGTGCAGGTACGTGTGGAATTGCCCAACCCCGATGGCACCTTGCGCCCGGGCATGACCGCTCAAGTGCGCCTGGCGCAAACCAGCGGGCAAGCGGTGCTGCAAGTGCCCAGCGAAGCCTTGATCCGCACCGGCAAACGCGTGCTGGTGATGCTGGCCGAGGAGGGCGGGCATTATCGGCCGGTCGAAGTCGAAGCCGGCGCGGAAAACCGGGACCAGACGGTGATCCGCAGCGGTTTGCAGGAAGGCCAGCAGGTGGTCGCTTCCGGGCAATTTCTGCTGGACTCGGAAGCCAGTTTGAGGGGAATTACCGCGCCACCGTCCGGCATGCCTGAAATGGGTATGCAACCGGGAGCCCAGCCATGA
- the iolB gene encoding 5-deoxy-glucuronate isomerase, with protein sequence MSLLVKSSKRGQTMVALEEGRLEYVGFAAYRLSLGESLPVSAGDKEVCLVLLSGRVNIEGEGFNWQNLGDRQSVFEDKSPFAAYLPPGTEAQITALSDVQIAVCAAPGAEGFEPRLIRPEQCKRSVRGKGANTRYVCDILPDSEPAHSLLVVEVRTPSGHSSSYPPHKHDTDDLPHQSFLEETYYHQINPPQGFVFQRVYTDDRSIDQAMAVENSDLVVVPKGYHPVSVPYGYESYYLNVMAGPKRAWHFHNDPQHSWLLDL encoded by the coding sequence ATGAGCTTGTTGGTTAAAAGCAGCAAACGCGGGCAAACCATGGTCGCGCTGGAAGAGGGGCGCCTGGAGTACGTGGGCTTTGCCGCCTACCGCCTGAGCCTCGGTGAAAGCCTGCCGGTCAGCGCTGGCGATAAAGAGGTGTGCCTGGTACTGCTCAGTGGCCGGGTGAATATCGAGGGCGAGGGGTTCAACTGGCAGAACCTCGGTGATCGTCAGTCGGTATTCGAAGACAAATCACCCTTCGCCGCCTACCTGCCGCCGGGCACCGAAGCGCAGATTACCGCCTTGAGCGATGTGCAAATCGCCGTCTGCGCCGCGCCCGGTGCAGAGGGGTTTGAACCGCGTCTGATCCGTCCTGAACAGTGCAAACGCAGCGTGCGCGGCAAAGGCGCCAATACCCGTTATGTGTGTGACATCCTGCCTGACAGCGAGCCGGCCCATTCGCTGCTGGTGGTGGAAGTGCGCACGCCCTCCGGGCATTCGTCGAGCTACCCGCCACACAAACACGACACCGACGACCTGCCGCACCAGAGTTTTCTCGAAGAAACCTACTACCACCAGATTAATCCGCCCCAAGGCTTCGTGTTCCAGCGGGTGTACACCGACGACCGCAGTATCGACCAGGCCATGGCCGTGGAAAACAGCGACTTGGTGGTCGTGCCCAAGGGTTATCACCCGGTCAGCGTGCCGTATGGCTACGAGTCGTACTACCTGAACGTGATGGCCGGCCCCAAGCGCGCCTGGCATTTCCATAACGACCCACAGCACAGCTGGCTGCTGGACCTTTAA
- the iolE gene encoding myo-inosose-2 dehydratase, whose product MPAIRIGINPISWSNDDLPALGGETPLSTALSEGKEIGYEGFELNGKFPKNAKGVGDVLRPYDLALVSGWYSSRLARRSVAEEIEAIAGHVELLKQNGATVLVYGEVADSIQGSKVRLIERPRLHSEQAWQDYADKLTELARFTLSQGVRLAYHHHMGAYVESPEDIDQLMRRTGPEVGLLFDSGHCYMGGGEPIEVLRKHIDRVCHVHFKDVRKPVVQLARNQMWSFPDCIVNGTFTVPGDGDIDFAELLDVLLAAHYEGWLVVEAEQDPAVAPSYIYAKKGYDTLRALLNERTE is encoded by the coding sequence ATGCCCGCAATCCGAATTGGCATCAACCCGATCTCCTGGAGCAACGACGACCTGCCGGCGCTGGGTGGCGAAACGCCCCTGAGCACCGCCCTGAGCGAAGGCAAGGAAATCGGCTACGAGGGTTTTGAGCTCAACGGCAAATTCCCCAAGAACGCAAAAGGGGTGGGCGATGTGTTGCGCCCCTATGACCTGGCGCTGGTCTCTGGCTGGTACTCCAGCCGCCTGGCGCGGCGTTCGGTGGCAGAGGAAATCGAGGCCATCGCCGGTCACGTCGAGCTGCTGAAACAGAACGGTGCCACGGTGTTGGTCTACGGCGAAGTGGCTGATTCTATCCAGGGCTCGAAAGTCCGCCTGATCGAACGCCCGCGTTTGCACAGCGAACAGGCCTGGCAGGACTATGCCGACAAACTCACCGAGTTGGCGCGCTTCACCCTGTCCCAGGGCGTGCGCCTGGCTTACCACCACCATATGGGCGCCTACGTCGAGTCGCCGGAGGACATCGACCAGCTGATGCGCCGAACCGGCCCGGAAGTCGGCCTGCTGTTCGATTCGGGCCACTGTTACATGGGCGGTGGCGAACCCATCGAGGTACTGCGCAAACACATCGACCGCGTCTGCCACGTGCACTTCAAGGACGTACGCAAGCCGGTGGTGCAACTGGCGCGCAATCAGATGTGGAGCTTTCCGGACTGCATCGTCAATGGCACCTTCACCGTGCCCGGCGATGGCGATATCGACTTTGCCGAGCTGCTCGATGTATTGCTGGCCGCCCACTACGAGGGCTGGCTGGTAGTTGAAGCCGAGCAGGACCCGGCCGTGGCGCCCAGCTATATCTATGCGAAAAAGGGCTATGACACGTTGCGCGCGCTTCTCAACGAGAGGACTGAGTGA
- a CDS encoding MurR/RpiR family transcriptional regulator — protein sequence MSRTDQPATPETPSQDPLASPPINAERLLQLITDEYESLPRQLKRIASYMSQQSDRIMVDRISDIARECEVHPSAIVRFSQRFGFSGFSEMQALFREAYTHKTTPVQNYQQRIRSMIANKSQKASGGDLARECVNATLSGIERLGLELDDVAFEKAVDLVVNADNIYVVGVRRSFAVADYLVYNLQHTNKRIHLISGLGGSYREQMRSVRANDLVIAISFTPYGKETQHCLRIAQHHQAKTLIITDSNLSPLAKRANAVLLVNEGSSFAFRSLSATLCLCQALFIAVAYRLELKVDEIHEQVGFDD from the coding sequence ATGTCCCGCACCGATCAGCCGGCCACGCCCGAGACTCCTTCGCAAGACCCTCTCGCCAGCCCCCCGATCAATGCCGAGCGCCTGTTGCAGCTGATCACCGACGAATATGAAAGTCTGCCGCGCCAGCTCAAACGCATCGCCAGCTACATGAGCCAGCAAAGCGACCGGATCATGGTTGACCGCATCAGCGACATCGCCCGCGAATGTGAAGTGCACCCGTCGGCCATCGTGCGGTTTTCCCAGCGCTTCGGCTTCAGTGGGTTCAGTGAGATGCAGGCGCTGTTTCGCGAGGCCTACACCCACAAGACCACGCCGGTGCAGAACTACCAGCAGCGCATTCGCAGCATGATCGCGAACAAATCGCAGAAGGCCAGCGGCGGCGACCTGGCGCGTGAATGTGTGAACGCCACCCTGTCCGGCATCGAGCGCCTGGGGCTGGAACTGGACGATGTGGCGTTTGAGAAGGCCGTGGACCTGGTGGTCAATGCCGACAATATCTACGTGGTCGGTGTGCGCCGCTCCTTTGCGGTGGCCGATTACCTGGTCTACAACCTGCAACACACCAACAAGCGCATTCACCTGATTTCAGGCCTGGGCGGCAGCTACCGCGAACAGATGCGCAGCGTGCGCGCCAATGACCTGGTGATTGCCATCAGCTTTACGCCCTACGGCAAAGAGACCCAGCACTGCCTGCGCATTGCCCAACATCACCAGGCCAAGACCCTGATCATCACCGACAGCAACCTATCGCCCCTGGCCAAACGGGCGAACGCGGTGCTGTTGGTGAATGAAGGGTCATCGTTTGCCTTCCGCTCGTTGAGCGCCACCTTGTGCCTGTGCCAGGCGTTGTTTATTGCCGTGGCGTACCGGTTGGAATTGAAGGTGGATGAGATTCACGAGCAGGTCGGCTTCGACGACTGA
- a CDS encoding bifunctional 5-dehydro-2-deoxygluconokinase/5-dehydro-2-deoxyphosphogluconate aldolase, whose protein sequence is MGQTRFASGRQLDLICLGRLGVDLYAQQVGARLEDVSSFAKYLGGSSANIAFGTARLGLKSAMLSRVGDDHMGRFLVESLAREGCDVSGIKVDAERLTALVLLGLKDRETFPLVFYRENCADMALRAEDISEAFIASSKALLITGTHFSTDGVYKASIQALDYAAKHNVKRVLDIDYRPVLWGLAGKADGETRFVADQNVSQHVQKILPRFDLIVGTEEEFLIAGGSEDLLTALRTVRELTPATLVVKLGPQGCTVIHGAVPARLEDGAIYPGVRVEVLNVLGAGDAFMSGFLSGWINDASDERCSQLANACGGLVVSRHACAPAMPTPAELDYLFNSPVPITRPDQDVTLQRLHRVTVPRKAWKQLFVFAFDHRWQLVDLAQKGGQDLTRISDIKQLFIQAIERVEHKLREQGVEADVGLLADQRFGQDALNAASGRGWWIARPVEVQNSRPLAFEHGRSVGSNLIAWPQEQIIKCLVQFHPDDEPMLRLEQEAQLKAVYEASLVSGHELLLEVIPPKDHPSTYPDVLYRSLKRLYNLGIYPAWWKIEAQSAADWKKLDELIQERDPYCRGVVLLGLNASAECLADGFQQASQSTTCRGFAVGRTIFQEPSRAWMAGEINDETLIEQVQQTFEQLINAWRSSRT, encoded by the coding sequence ATGGGCCAGACTCGTTTTGCCAGTGGGCGTCAATTGGATCTGATTTGCCTCGGGCGCCTGGGCGTCGACCTCTACGCACAGCAAGTGGGTGCGCGGCTTGAGGACGTGTCCAGCTTCGCCAAATACCTCGGCGGGTCGTCCGCCAATATCGCGTTCGGCACCGCGAGGCTGGGGCTCAAGTCGGCGATGCTGAGCCGGGTAGGGGACGACCACATGGGCCGCTTCCTGGTGGAATCCCTGGCCCGTGAAGGCTGTGATGTCAGCGGCATCAAGGTCGACGCGGAGCGCCTTACCGCCCTGGTCCTGCTGGGCCTCAAGGACCGCGAAACCTTCCCCTTGGTGTTCTACCGCGAAAACTGCGCCGACATGGCGCTGCGCGCTGAGGACATCAGCGAAGCCTTTATTGCCTCCAGCAAAGCCTTGCTGATCACCGGCACACATTTCTCCACCGATGGCGTGTACAAGGCCAGCATCCAGGCCCTGGACTACGCCGCTAAACACAACGTCAAGCGCGTGCTGGATATTGACTACCGCCCCGTGCTGTGGGGCCTGGCGGGCAAGGCGGATGGTGAAACCCGGTTTGTCGCCGACCAGAATGTCAGCCAGCATGTGCAGAAAATCCTGCCACGTTTCGACTTGATCGTCGGCACGGAAGAAGAGTTTTTGATCGCGGGCGGCAGTGAAGATTTGCTCACCGCTTTGCGTACCGTACGTGAACTGACCCCGGCGACCCTGGTGGTCAAACTCGGCCCGCAAGGTTGCACGGTGATCCACGGCGCGGTGCCAGCGCGGCTGGAGGATGGCGCAATTTACCCGGGCGTGCGGGTTGAAGTGCTGAATGTGCTGGGGGCCGGCGATGCGTTTATGTCGGGCTTCCTCAGCGGCTGGATAAACGATGCCAGCGATGAGCGCTGCAGCCAGTTGGCCAACGCCTGCGGTGGTCTCGTCGTGTCCCGCCACGCTTGCGCGCCGGCCATGCCAACGCCTGCCGAACTGGATTACCTGTTCAATAGCCCGGTGCCCATCACCCGCCCTGACCAGGACGTCACCCTCCAGCGCCTGCACCGGGTCACCGTGCCGCGTAAAGCCTGGAAGCAGCTGTTCGTGTTTGCGTTCGACCATCGCTGGCAATTGGTGGACCTGGCGCAAAAAGGCGGCCAGGACCTGACGCGTATCAGCGACATCAAGCAGCTGTTTATCCAGGCCATTGAACGTGTGGAACATAAGCTACGCGAGCAAGGTGTCGAGGCTGATGTGGGCCTGCTGGCCGACCAACGCTTCGGGCAGGATGCGCTCAATGCCGCCAGCGGTCGCGGCTGGTGGATCGCCCGCCCGGTGGAAGTGCAGAACTCGCGGCCCCTGGCGTTTGAGCACGGTCGCTCGGTAGGCAGCAATCTGATCGCCTGGCCGCAGGAGCAAATCATCAAGTGCCTGGTGCAATTCCACCCTGACGACGAGCCGATGCTGCGCCTGGAACAGGAAGCGCAACTCAAGGCCGTGTACGAGGCCTCCCTGGTCAGCGGCCATGAGCTGTTGCTGGAAGTCATCCCGCCCAAAGACCACCCGTCGACCTATCCCGACGTGCTCTATCGCAGCCTCAAGCGCTTGTACAACCTGGGCATCTACCCGGCATGGTGGAAGATCGAGGCGCAATCGGCCGCAGACTGGAAAAAGCTCGATGAGCTGATCCAGGAACGCGACCCGTACTGCCGCGGCGTGGTGCTGCTGGGCCTTAACGCATCGGCTGAATGCCTCGCCGATGGCTTCCAGCAAGCCAGCCAAAGCACCACCTGCCGTGGGTTTGCGGTGGGCCGCACGATCTTCCAGGAACCGAGCCGCGCGTGGATGGCGGGGGAGATTAATGATGAGACGTTGATTGAGCAGGTGCAGCAAACCTTCGAACAGCTCATCAACGCCTGGCGCAGTTCGCGCACCTGA